The genomic stretch CGAACACCGTTGGTCTTATTTGTCCCTTAATCAGATGGGATGAGGATTCCTTTAAGATCGAATCTTCTGTAACGATAAGCTTACGATCTTTGCTGACATTTTTCATTTGCTCTGGATCTTCATATTTATCAGCCAACTTCTGTAGCATATCCCTGGTCTCGTTAAAGCGAGTCTCGTACGATTTATTGGTAATTTCTGTAACGACTTTGTCAATCGATTGAAATTCTCGCTCATCATTACTGGATTCTTGACTATCATCTTCACTATCAACAACTTTGTGTTTAATCGTACCGTCTTTCGCAGCAAAGTCATCAGCTGACTTAAACAAGGcttgcatatttttatatttgatccttttaattttttctacatCACCCTTAGCTGCGTTCAACTCGTCGGTCATTTCTCCAAAAGtatcgatatttatttgatcataGGGTATTGTCTTACCCTTACATCGCCCATCTCGGTCGGTTGCTATTTGAATTTGGCGCGCTTTTTCTGCTATAATAGGATTATCTTTGATCATATTCTTTACCTCTTCGGAGCTAAACGGTTTGGTACATTCTTCAAATTGTGTAAAAGGTTGACCTGACATTACTTCATATTCTGACTTTACATCTCCTGATGCTGATGCAGCAATGTATGGTTTATTTTCCGATGTACTTTCCGTTAAAGGTTTCAATTCATTTTCGATTACATTATCAATAACTTCTTGAGGAAATTTAGCATCTTTGAAAAATTCCTTTAATTCACGTCGTTTAGATTCTATGTAAGCGGAATCGGCTTTACAAAATTCAGAAGCactcatattttattgaaaccaAATTAATCATTCAAACGAGCGAAATTTTAGGCttctcaaataaataatatggttACTAGGCGTTGCTAGCGGAAAGAGATTTTTGTTTAATCGTTTACTATTTCGAATTTCGAAATACGATATTCCGTTTCACACcatatattgaatttattttaaagacttATAAATAAGACGAAGTTTAAGCGCCTTGAAGACTTATTCTGTTTTACcatgtttgttttatacacaataatatcttaaataaatattattattttatataattatttttaataggtgTTGCTCTGTGCTCATAATGAAAAGTGAAAAACCATCCACCATGTAAGTGCACACGAAGGTttacttttaactttttatttaatactagctttccacccgcagcttcgcccgcagAGTCacagaaaaacccgcatagttcccgttcccgtgggatttccgggataaaacctatcctatttcccgggggtaaaaagtagcctatgtcttttctcgggtatcaaaatatatctataccaaatttcatgcaaattggctcagcagttaaggcgtgattgagtaacagacagacagagttactttcgcatttataataataatagtatggaATGAGTATGGATCACAGTATGGATTGAATCTTCAATAATTGCAAAATTGTCAATCAGTAAATCCCGAGGCGTTCCGTTTTAAGGATTTTACACATGTCTGTACTCTGTAACCACTGTCAATAAGACTGCTGTCATATTATGTGACAATTGACATATTTTTCATGTTTTGATTTTGTATCATTTCAAATCGCGTTtctacattaatttatttgagatttaaataatattactctAACtacatgtataaaaataactatactATAATAAGAATGTCCTcatcattttaaaaacataattcttCATGGTGTTTCCTCAAGAATTCATCTCCCTACAACGAAATCTACCTACAATGACTGACGAGAGGAATTTTCGTTCTTCCTACTATGAAAAAGTCGGCTGTCGCGGTGTAGAAGAGAAGAAATCTTTGGAGATTCTCATGAAAGAAAAACCATGGGATAGAGTGAAGTTAAAACAGTTTTGTCTGAGATTTACTGTACCGGCCGCTTATCGTAATTTAGTGTGGAAAGTATTATTAggtaaattaatgttttatatacatacataatactcTTACTACTATCCCGAGTCACTTGGGCTCGTCAatgcttattattattactttaaataatgATTACTTTGATTTTATTGAGTTGGAGTTAGCTACAAGTTATAATTCAACGgacgtaataaaatattacaattcatTAAACCTAATATTTCtgtattattgttttagaACTTTCATTTTGaacatttcatgaaaaaactatctaaaataatgatgaaaaaatattggttcttttaaaatgatcttatctttatattatttattacttacaacACTATTGAACTATACCTTTCAGATATCCTCCCAGTGTATCCAGATTCCCATCAATTTGTGATGGAGATGCGCACAGATCAATACAACGATCTGCTATATGCCGTTCAGAAGATGGATTTAGCCGACATGTCTGGGCCGAGGAGTCAGATACTATTAGCCATGTGGTTATTGGAGCTAGAGGACAGAAAACCACCGATATTTCCCGAGAGCAATTGTTCTGTACGTCATAACAAAGTTATTTTATCGTGCCATTACGAATAAAAATCAAGATTAtacctttttaatattaattatgatattataattgagtttattataaacattattttgtattttttccagtCAGCGGACACATTCATACCAATAGCGAACACACTACTAGAGCTCTACGACAATGAGGTGGACGTGTACTGGCTGACAAAGGGACTGAGCGAGATTGTGAAGAACATGCAGAAGGACCTCGGCAAACTCAAGGAGGCCTTCCAAAACATGCTCGAGAAAGAAGACGCAGAGTTGTATAAGTGagtgttttttttgtatatgtaATGGTATGGTGAAATAATCAACACTTACATAGAATACTTGTGGGAATTCTCTTTCAAACTTAATatgacttatttttatgatagttTTGTTGCACAAAAATTTCGTTCGTTGAAAATTCTTGtgttaaagtattataaattatttttgcttgACCCTTGTTTCTATGATAGAAGTTTTGAAGTAAAGGAAACctgtattgtaatttgttttatttcactatcaaataaaaacacacaGCTCAAAGAAagtttacaaatttatatatCTTGTTATGtccaaataattatttgtttacgCAATAATTATGCTTTAacggccttactaataaaaagtt from Colias croceus chromosome 24, ilColCroc2.1 encodes the following:
- the LOC123702827 gene encoding TBC1 domain family member 7 — encoded protein: MVFPQEFISLQRNLPTMTDERNFRSSYYEKVGCRGVEEKKSLEILMKEKPWDRVKLKQFCLRFTVPAAYRNLVWKVLLDILPVYPDSHQFVMEMRTDQYNDLLYAVQKMDLADMSGPRSQILLAMWLLELEDRKPPIFPESNCSSADTFIPIANTLLELYDNEVDVYWLTKGLSEIVKNMQKDLGKLKEAFQNMLEKEDAELYNHLIEIKALDKLPLTRWFNCCFAGVLDDTSLTKIWDKVCSGAPKILSFVAVMLIVTLRRNILRAKTEEEVIKYVSEIPEQCEEVVANKAIELWQYYAQPQNDQLAKK